The DNA window CTTTTTGAGGGAATGGCGCTGCTGGCGATCAAATCGGCCGAGCACTTGCTGGAGTTTGCCAAGTCCTATCCTGCCTACGAGATCGCGCTCCAGAAGATCCGCGACGAAGAGCACGCCGCCGACCAGTTGGCCCACAAGGCCCTCGACCGGCTCGATACCACGTTCATTACCCCATTCGACCGTGAAGACATCCATGCCCTGATCGGCAATCTCGACGACATCATCGATGACGTCGACGCCCTGGCCAAGCGGTTCCCTCTGTTCCACATCCACGCGATGGACCCGCAGTTCCTCAAGCAGGCGCATGTGCTGGTCGAGGCGACCAACGTTCTGTCGGTCGCCGTTCACAAGCTGCGCAAATCGCGAAAGCTGTCGGACCTGTCTGCCTCGCTGATCGAACTCCACCATCAGGAGAGTATCGCCGACGACAACCACCATGCGGCACTGAGCCGGCTCTTTGATGGCTCTACCGCACCGTTGGAAGTGATCAAGTGGAAAGAGCTGTTTGATCTCGTCGAAGACGCGATCGACAACTGCGAAGACGCCGGGAACACACTGGAGCGGATCCTTCTCAAGAACGGCTGAGGACCGCAGATCGATCGCGCCGCCCTGCACCATGATTCACAAGATGTCTTGCGGCCGGGCCGATCGATTGCTCTGACCTGCCGCACAGCGCCCCTGACGCCCTCTGAAATCTGCCATGACTGTTTCCCTAATCGCAGCCTCTGCCACGCAACCGACGCCGGCGTTCATCGGTTTGATCATCTTTATCATTTTCGTTGCGCTGATCTTCGACTTTCTAAACGGCTTCCACGACGCGGCAAACTCGATTGCAACGATCGTTTCCACGCGCGTCCTTTCGCCGACGCAAGCCGTCGCGTGGGCGGCGTTCTTCAATTTCATCGCGGCGTTTCTTTTCGGTACGACCGTCGCCGGAACGATCGGCAGTGGACTGATTCATAGCGCCCCTCAATTTCTGGATGTGTACGTCGTACTTGCCGGACTGACGGGGGCCATCGTCTGGAACATCATTACCTGGTGGCTGGCGCTGCCGACAAGCTCATCGCATGCGCTGGTCAGTGCTGCTGCCGGAGCGGCAATCGCCAAGGGCGGTTTCGGGGCGATTGTCATCGGCTCCAAGTGGGGGCTGCTCCTGCTGTTTATCGTCTTGTCTCCGCTCATTGGCATGCTGTTGGGCGGATTCCTGATGATCGTGCTGGCCTGGACCTTCCGCCGCGCCCACCCCCATAAGGTCGATACCGCCTTCCGCAGGCTTCAGCTGGTTTCGGCTGCGATCTACAGCCTGGGTCATGGCGGCAACGACGCCCAGAAGACGATGGGCATCATCATTCTGCTGCTGTCGGCCGCGGGTCTGTCCAACTGGGGCGCGCCCGACCCGCACAACTTCGTAGAGAACGGTTTTGCATGGCTGCGGTCGCTCGCCGGCGAAACCGGATGGGCCCACAGCTTGTTGAACCTGGTCCACCACCAGCATTCGGTGGCGTGGTGGGTGATCCTGTCGTGCCACGCCGCGATCGCGCTGGGCACGATGTTTGGCGGATGGCGCATCGTCAAGACGATGGGCTCGGGCATTACCAAGCTTCAGCCCATCGGCGGCTTCTGTGCCGAAACTGCCGCCGCCACCACGATCATCCTCGCGACGCGCATGGGCATCCCCATCAGTACCACACACGCCATCACCGGCTCGATCCTCGGTGTCGGGACCACCAAGGGCGTGCGGTCGGTTCGCTGGATCTGGGGCCAGCGCATCATCCTGGCCTGGGTTCTGACGATCCCCTGCTCGGCATTCATTGCAGCCGTCACGTACTTCGTCATCCATCTGACTTTAGAGGCGTGGTTCAGGTAGGTGACCGCGCGGCGGGGTACGCCTGTATCGCGACGATCCTAAAACAGGGTGTCCCGCTCCACAGGATCGATCAGTCGCCTGTCGTTGTTCTTCACCGACCCCACCCGGCTCGATACCGGGTACGCCTCCATGTCATCCGCCGGATAGGGCTCGAGCAGTCCGGTGAACTCTTCCGCCGACCGCTCCTCGGGCGTCAGCCATTTCTTGTACGCCGACGGCGGCAGGATCACGGGCATGCGGTCGTGGATGTCGGCCATCAGCGCGTTCGGGCGTGTGGTGATGACTGTTCCAGACGGCAACTCCGAGCCGTCGCTGGAACTCCACATCTCCCACAGCCCGGCGAACGCAAACAGGTTTCCAGACTTGAGGCGGATATACATTGGCGTCTTGGTCTTGTCCGGGTTCTTCCGCCATTCGTAGAACCCGTCGGCCAGAATGAGACAGCGCCTTCGCGAAAGCGGGCGACGGTAGGTCGCCTTCTCGGCGACGGTTTCGGCGCGGGCGTTGATCATCTTGCTGCCGATCGAGACGTCCTTCGCCCACGACGGCACCAGTCCCCAGTACAGATGCGTCACCTCGTTCGGATGCTCGTTGGTAATCGCCAGGATCGGCTGCGTCGGGGCGATGTTAAATCGCGGGGCAAGCTCCGGCGGCAACGCCGTGATGCCGGGAAACTGCCTGAGGATCTGTTCGAGCTTGGAGAGCGTATAGCGGCCGCACATGTTCGCCGATAGCTTAGCCATCCCGTAACCAGAAGGCTTGGCCCGTCCGCCACTGGGTGCAGGTTTGCGACCGCTTTATCTTCCATAGCGTCCGATTGGAGGTCTTGTGTTTCCAGTAACCCATGGCATCGCAAGGATGCTCATCTTAACACTCGTACTGACCTATCTCGCACCCGGCGTAACGCTTGCAGAAGCGCCCAAGACGCCGGCGGAATTGGTTCAGGGCCGATGGGTACGGTACCAGATGACCCCCAGCGGCCGGGTCAAGCTCGTCAAGGAGCACACCGAGAACAAGACGGTGGTTACGGCCTACGACAAGAATGAAACCCTGATCTACGCCCACGCGTCAGACTTCAAGGTGGAGCAATCGGGCAAGGTTTCGGTTTTCACCTTCACCAATCGTCGGATCATGGCAGGTCCGAACGCCGGCCAGAAGCTGGACGGGGAAGTGTCATTCGTTTGTCGCGTTACCGAAAAGCAATTCGTAGAGGTCTACGGCCTATTGGAAAACGACAAGGAAGCCCCCTACCTGATCGTCTGGGAGCGCATACAGTACGATCCGCTTCCTCGATGACCGCACCGAACGATCGGGCCATCAAAGCAACGACACCGGGTTGACGTCCACCGCAATGCGCTCGGACTTGTTCAGCAGGCCTCGCGCCCGTACCGAGGCGAGAACTCGCTGCAGCGGAGTGGCCGCCGGGCTCTGCAATACGATCTGGTGTCGGAAGTAACCGGCGATTCGCCCGACCGCGCAAGGCATCGGCCCCTTGATCTGCACGTTGGTTCCCGCGGCAGCGATCGCCAGTTCGCCGGCCAGTTCCTCGGCGGTCTGCTGCACCTTGTCGGCCTCCTCGTCCCGCAGCACGATCCGCGCCATTCTTGCGAACGGCGGCAGGCCCACTTCCTTTCGGCTGATCAGTTCCCGCTCGGCAAATCCCACATAATCCTGCTTGATCGCAGCCTGGATCGTCGGATCGTCGGGCAGAAACGTTTGCAGAATGACACGACCGGGCAGATCGCCGCGTCCTGCCCGGCCGGCGACCTGGGTGATGAGCTGGAAGGTCCGCTCGGCGGCGCGGAAATCGGGCAGAGCCAGCGCCGTGTCGCCGCTGATCACGCCGACGAGCGTGACGTTCGGATAGTCGAGCCCCTTGGCGATCATCTGGGTGCCGAGCATCACCTGGATCTCTTTGCGGCCGAACTTGCCCAGTAGTTCTTCATAGTCTTTTGCCGAGCGCATGGTGTCGCTGTCCACGCGGGCGAACTTGATGTCGGGGAACTTCCGCTGCATCTCTTCTTCCACCCGCTGCGTACCAAGCCCGAACAGGCTCAGCAGCTTGCCGCATTCAGGGCACTGCGTGGGTAGCGTGTTGACCGCCAGGCAGTAGTGGCAGTGCAACTGCCCGGCGTGTGCCGACGCCATTATCTTCGCGCTCAGCGTGTGTTCACCCGTCGAGCGGTGATACGTCATCGTCTTGTCGCAGTACTTGCAGGTGACGACGTGCTGGCAACTGGGGCAGTGCACATAGTTCGAGTACCCGCGCCGGTTCAGCAGCAGGATCGCCTGGTGCCCCTGGGCGACCGTGTTCGTCAGCATGTACTCCAGCCGCTGGCTGAACAGGTTCACGCCGCGACGCATCCTCATTTCCTGCTTCATGTCGATGACCTCGACGTGAGGAAGCGAAAGTCCGCGAACCCGGCGCGGGAGGGAGAGGAGGTGGTAGTTCGAAGACGAAGAATCACCACGGAGGCACGGAGGCACGGAGGGCAACTCGACGGATGACGACTTTGCCCCTGCGGCGACTCGGCTCTGATCAATCTGTTTTAGATCGTGGCGTTGCGAATGGTCGGCGGAATTACGGGTTGCCCTCCGTGCCTCCGTGCCTCCGTGGTGATTCTCCGCATTCCCGGCCGTCGCTTCACGCCGGACGCGCTCATACATCTCCAATGAAGGCGTCGCGCTTCCGAGCAGGATCGGCACCTTTTCGAGTTGCGCCCGTTTTACCGCGACGTCGCGGCCGTGGTACCGGGGCAACTGGTCCTGCTTGTAGCTCGATTCGTGCTCCTCATCGACGACGATCATCCCCAGGTTCGGCACCGGAGCGAAAATCGCCGACCGCGCTCCCACGATGACCTGCGCCTGGCCGGTGGCGATCTGCTGCCAGTACTTGTGCCGCGTTCCGGCGCTCAGGCCGCTGTGGAGGATGGCGACCTTGCCGAACCGCGCGACAAACCGTCGGGCCGTCTGCGGCGTCAGTGCTATTTCGGGAACGAGCACGATCGCCTGACGACCCTGCGCCAATACCCGCTCGATGCATTGCAGGTAGACCTCCGTCTTGCCGCTGCCGGTGACGCCCATCAGCAGGTTCACCGAAAACCCGGCCGAAGGGGACGGCTGTGTAGACCCGTCCACCCCCGCCGGTGGCGACAGCCTGGGGAGTATGTCATCGAAGACCTTCTGCTGGTCCTCGTTGAGCGCGATAGATACTTCCGTCGCCGGCACCACAAGCGTGTCGGCAGTCATTCCCGGCAGATCGACCTCGGCTTTAAGCGAAATCCAACCCAGACCGGCAAGCTTGCGGACGGTGTTGGGCTTAACGCCCGCTTCCTTGGCCAACCGAAGGAGTTCGACCGAATGTCCCGGCTCCAGTTGCAGCAGCCTTGCCAGCACGGCCCGGCGTTTGGGTGCCTTGGCCTTCTCCAAAAACGCCTGCACTTCTTCACGCGGCTTGGCCAGTTGAACGAACGTGATGTACCCCACCCCGGTCCGCTTCTTGACCGCCGAGGGGATAATGCATTCCAGCACCAAGCCCAGCGGGGCGATGTAATACCGGCTCATCCAGCAGGCCAATTCCATCAGCGTGGGCGGGATGAGCACACGTTTGTCATCGATCCCCAGCAGCGGCTTGATCTTGGACGGGTCGCGATAGTCGGTCGTCGGCTTGATCGCGGTGACGTAGCCGAAATTGGGTTTGTTTCCGCGTCCCAGCGGTACGCGGACGCGCTGGCCCACGACCACGCTGCCGACGAGCGTTTTCGGGATCGCATAGTCGAGGGCGCGGTCGACACTCTTTTCGATCGCAACTGCCGCGAAAGGGCCCTCCGCGGCTGTAGGCAGAGCCCGTGCCGGAAGTTGTGCCGGCTGATCGAAGACGCCGAAGAGATTGGGAGTGTCGGAGGTCGATCCATCCATGTGTCACCGGCAGTCCTAACATTATACGCACTTGCCAGGCGGTTTTCACGACGGCGGTCCGCCGAGCAACCATTTCGTCCAGGCGGCCATTCGCCGACATCTGTCTGCTTGGACCGAATCTCTGTTTCGGTTACCGTCGAGATGTTCGCATTCCGAGTCGACGGACGGTACCCACGCTTATGCCCCCAGCCCCATCAGATGCTCCTGCCGAGACGGTTTCTGCACCGACCGCCGAAACTACGTCTCCACCGGCAACCGATGCGCCCCCGCAGCAGCGGACCGCAACCCAGTGGGTGATGTTCGCCTGCATCGCGGCGGCGTTTGGCGTCTTCTGGTGGGCCGGCGACTTGTTGTCCATCCCGCGATACCGCGGCTTCAATGCCAGCCTGCTGCGCCAGCCAGGCGGGTCGGCAGTGCTATCGATTATCGCGGCGGTTGTACTGATGTTTGCCGTCGCGTTCGTGGTGGGAATCGTCGCACGGCGGTTCTGGCTGCTCGCCGGTCCACTTGCAGCGCTGGCGGGGCTCAGTGCGTGGTCATTCCGAGGCGGTGCGGGTTACCACGCGTTCCTGGCTTCATCAACGTCGAGCAACGGCACCGGCGTGTTCTTCATCCTCGCGATCGAGTGCCTGATCTATGGCGTTGCGCTCGCTGGTATCTGGTTGATGGTCTACCGCCTGTTCCGATCGCCGGAGGCGAATTCCGAACGGCCCTACTCCCTGAAAC is part of the Humisphaera borealis genome and encodes:
- a CDS encoding inorganic phosphate transporter — translated: MTVSLIAASATQPTPAFIGLIIFIIFVALIFDFLNGFHDAANSIATIVSTRVLSPTQAVAWAAFFNFIAAFLFGTTVAGTIGSGLIHSAPQFLDVYVVLAGLTGAIVWNIITWWLALPTSSSHALVSAAAGAAIAKGGFGAIVIGSKWGLLLLFIVLSPLIGMLLGGFLMIVLAWTFRRAHPHKVDTAFRRLQLVSAAIYSLGHGGNDAQKTMGIIILLLSAAGLSNWGAPDPHNFVENGFAWLRSLAGETGWAHSLLNLVHHQHSVAWWVILSCHAAIALGTMFGGWRIVKTMGSGITKLQPIGGFCAETAAATTIILATRMGIPISTTHAITGSILGVGTTKGVRSVRWIWGQRIILAWVLTIPCSAFIAAVTYFVIHLTLEAWFR
- a CDS encoding SOS response-associated peptidase, coding for MCGRYTLSKLEQILRQFPGITALPPELAPRFNIAPTQPILAITNEHPNEVTHLYWGLVPSWAKDVSIGSKMINARAETVAEKATYRRPLSRRRCLILADGFYEWRKNPDKTKTPMYIRLKSGNLFAFAGLWEMWSSSDGSELPSGTVITTRPNALMADIHDRMPVILPPSAYKKWLTPEERSAEEFTGLLEPYPADDMEAYPVSSRVGSVKNNDRRLIDPVERDTLF
- a CDS encoding DUF47 domain-containing protein, with the protein product MFNLLPRDTVFFDLFEGMALLAIKSAEHLLEFAKSYPAYEIALQKIRDEEHAADQLAHKALDRLDTTFITPFDREDIHALIGNLDDIIDDVDALAKRFPLFHIHAMDPQFLKQAHVLVEATNVLSVAVHKLRKSRKLSDLSASLIELHHQESIADDNHHAALSRLFDGSTAPLEVIKWKELFDLVEDAIDNCEDAGNTLERILLKNG
- the priA gene encoding replication restart helicase PriA; translation: MDGSTSDTPNLFGVFDQPAQLPARALPTAAEGPFAAVAIEKSVDRALDYAIPKTLVGSVVVGQRVRVPLGRGNKPNFGYVTAIKPTTDYRDPSKIKPLLGIDDKRVLIPPTLMELACWMSRYYIAPLGLVLECIIPSAVKKRTGVGYITFVQLAKPREEVQAFLEKAKAPKRRAVLARLLQLEPGHSVELLRLAKEAGVKPNTVRKLAGLGWISLKAEVDLPGMTADTLVVPATEVSIALNEDQQKVFDDILPRLSPPAGVDGSTQPSPSAGFSVNLLMGVTGSGKTEVYLQCIERVLAQGRQAIVLVPEIALTPQTARRFVARFGKVAILHSGLSAGTRHKYWQQIATGQAQVIVGARSAIFAPVPNLGMIVVDEEHESSYKQDQLPRYHGRDVAVKRAQLEKVPILLGSATPSLEMYERVRREATAGNAENHHGGTEARRATRNSADHSQRHDLKQIDQSRVAAGAKSSSVELPSVPPCLRGDSSSSNYHLLSLPRRVRGLSLPHVEVIDMKQEMRMRRGVNLFSQRLEYMLTNTVAQGHQAILLLNRRGYSNYVHCPSCQHVVTCKYCDKTMTYHRSTGEHTLSAKIMASAHAGQLHCHYCLAVNTLPTQCPECGKLLSLFGLGTQRVEEEMQRKFPDIKFARVDSDTMRSAKDYEELLGKFGRKEIQVMLGTQMIAKGLDYPNVTLVGVISGDTALALPDFRAAERTFQLITQVAGRAGRGDLPGRVILQTFLPDDPTIQAAIKQDYVGFAERELISRKEVGLPPFARMARIVLRDEEADKVQQTAEELAGELAIAAAGTNVQIKGPMPCAVGRIAGYFRHQIVLQSPAATPLQRVLASVRARGLLNKSERIAVDVNPVSLL